Proteins from a genomic interval of Debaryomyces hansenii CBS767 chromosome E complete sequence:
- a CDS encoding DEHA2E00572p (no similarity), giving the protein MHSSLKELVSSYFIIFSNSSLDCKIALAFYERKNIVSEEFENIYQRPSVSSTGCSKVFSALKES; this is encoded by the coding sequence ATGCATAGTTCTCTCAAAGAATTAGTATCGCtgtattttataattttctCCAATTCCTCCCTTGATTGTAAAATTGCATTAGCATTTTatgaaagaaagaatatAGTATCTGAGGAATTTGAGAACATTTATCAAAGACCAAGTGTATCATCAACTGGATGTTCTAAGGTTTTCTCTGCCTTAAAAGAGTCTTAa